A genomic window from Methanobacterium sp. BRmetb2 includes:
- a CDS encoding mannosyltransferase: protein MEIDYINGPKTEEIFGVSKYQNEIHKRLDDIYLNTIEYDVFEFVIKNIDLGNVFKSYLAYPLIVKKNIKKDNIKHVTSQSFAYLLTLNRLKNSIVTCYDLIPWVYDNNRSIPWKLNIMGLKRADEIITISNFSKNDIIRILGFPEEKIHIVNPGVDHKIYFQNNNKEILSSLNIKSNQKIILYVGSEQPRQNFDSLLKSFAQLKDKISNIKLLKIGKTQAYGARKKHLELIKELKIRNDVIFMDYIPEKELPQWYNCADLVVYPCSYAGFGLPPLEAMACGIPVITSNESSLPEVVGDAGIMINPKDLKKMTIKMFNVLTDNSIRDEMIKKGLKRVKKFDWNDSAKKTNKIYEEFNLY, encoded by the coding sequence ATGGAAATTGACTATATAAACGGCCCCAAAACTGAAGAAATATTTGGTGTTTCCAAATATCAAAATGAGATACATAAAAGACTGGATGATATTTATTTAAATACTATTGAGTATGATGTTTTTGAATTTGTAATAAAAAATATAGACTTAGGTAATGTTTTCAAATCATATTTAGCATACCCTTTAATTGTTAAAAAGAATATAAAGAAGGATAACATTAAACATGTTACTTCTCAAAGTTTTGCTTATTTATTAACATTAAATAGATTAAAAAATTCCATTGTTACGTGCTATGATTTAATTCCATGGGTTTATGATAATAATCGTTCCATACCATGGAAACTAAATATTATGGGATTGAAAAGAGCTGATGAAATAATAACCATTTCAAATTTTTCTAAAAACGATATAATCAGAATTTTAGGTTTTCCAGAAGAAAAAATACATATTGTTAATCCAGGAGTCGATCACAAAATTTATTTCCAAAATAATAACAAAGAGATATTATCCTCGCTAAACATCAAATCAAATCAAAAAATAATATTATACGTTGGTTCTGAACAGCCCCGACAAAATTTTGATAGTTTATTAAAATCTTTTGCTCAGTTAAAAGATAAAATATCCAACATTAAATTATTAAAAATTGGTAAAACCCAAGCATATGGTGCAAGAAAAAAACACTTAGAATTAATTAAAGAATTAAAAATCAGAAATGATGTTATTTTTATGGATTATATTCCAGAAAAAGAATTACCCCAATGGTATAACTGTGCTGATCTGGTAGTTTATCCATGTTCTTATGCCGGGTTTGGTTTACCTCCCTTAGAAGCCATGGCTTGTGGAATTCCAGTTATAACCTCTAATGAAAGCTCTTTACCTGAAGTGGTTGGTGATGCAGGAATTATGATTAATCCTAAAGATCTCAAGAAAATGACTATAAAAATGTTTAACGTTTTAACAGATAACAGTATACGGGACGAAATGATTAAAAAGGGACTAAAAAGGGTTAAAAAATTTGATTGGAATGATTCTGCAAAAAAAACTAATAAAATATATGAAGAGTTTAACTTATATTAG
- a CDS encoding mannosyltransferase, with amino-acid sequence MKDVTFLLPAYNEELSIGTLIKKIQELYQNSHIIVIDNNSTDKTASIASKLGAEVIFEKKQGKAHAIQKGFNHSDSQYVIMLDADNTYDPADASRLLELLKNDDADLVMGSRLSGDLEKGAISRTNVIGNYLLSLTARLLYHPISDVCTGYWAFRKEVVDYLLAVGIDCSGFEVEAEMFAKVSKGNFSIREIPISYKKRTDQAKLNSFSDGFKIFKTLINYKMKSLEMIFLVFTLLTALISFFDISFLRIVIV; translated from the coding sequence ATGAAAGATGTTACCTTTTTACTTCCTGCATACAATGAAGAACTTTCTATTGGAACGTTGATAAAGAAAATTCAAGAATTATATCAAAATTCCCATATCATTGTAATTGATAACAATTCCACTGATAAAACCGCCAGTATTGCTTCAAAATTAGGGGCTGAGGTAATTTTCGAAAAAAAACAGGGCAAAGCCCACGCCATACAGAAGGGATTTAATCATTCAGATTCTCAGTATGTTATTATGCTGGACGCAGACAATACCTACGATCCAGCGGATGCTTCTCGATTATTAGAACTTCTCAAAAATGATGATGCAGACTTAGTAATGGGATCACGATTAAGTGGTGATTTAGAAAAAGGGGCCATATCCCGAACCAACGTTATCGGGAACTATTTATTATCCCTGACTGCTCGTTTATTATATCACCCCATCTCTGATGTTTGCACTGGTTACTGGGCATTTAGAAAGGAAGTTGTTGATTATTTGCTTGCTGTGGGTATTGACTGTTCGGGCTTTGAAGTTGAAGCTGAAATGTTTGCTAAAGTATCTAAGGGGAACTTTAGTATAAGAGAAATACCTATCTCCTACAAGAAAAGAACAGATCAAGCAAAACTTAATTCATTTAGTGATGGTTTTAAAATATTTAAAACGCTTATCAATTATAAAATGAAAAGTTTGGAGATGATTTTTCTTGTTTTTACACTTTTAACAGCTTTAATATCTTTTTTTGATATATCATTTCTAAGAATTGTTATTGTATAA
- a CDS encoding amidohydrolase, producing MQLNQEIESLTESFASKQMEIFRWLHQHPELAYHEVETGQYIKKYLEELPGFDVLYPVAKTGSKAVLHGDKPGVAVAIRADMDALPVKEETGLPYASKAKTSYNGNETDVAHVCGHDANTAIALGTATILSKLKENIKGSVVFLFQPAEEGAPTGMDGGALTMVKEGVLKDPEVKAVLGLHANNTCYPGQVMVREGATHASQDSIFIRIIGEQAHGSQPWSGKDPIVAGASLINSLQTLISREVDLQKGAAVITVGYFWGGIKVNIIPEGADMGLTVRSLNKDNRDILVKRIKELAELKADMHGCKAKVIFGQHYPLNINNEELYQNLLPTIEQVAHPENVLYYLSSTKSEDFSYFSQKVPSLYMYYGAAPLNKPISESKPNHHPEFMVDEAALKFATGLECNLVLDLLENPEKLP from the coding sequence ATGCAATTAAACCAGGAAATTGAATCATTGACTGAATCTTTTGCCTCTAAACAGATGGAGATTTTTCGTTGGTTGCACCAACACCCGGAACTGGCATATCATGAAGTGGAAACCGGACAATACATAAAAAAATATCTGGAAGAGCTACCAGGTTTTGATGTTTTATATCCCGTGGCTAAAACCGGAAGTAAGGCAGTTTTACATGGGGATAAGCCTGGAGTTGCAGTGGCCATCCGGGCTGATATGGATGCCCTACCCGTAAAAGAAGAAACTGGACTACCATATGCTTCTAAGGCTAAAACAAGTTATAATGGCAATGAAACAGACGTGGCCCATGTATGCGGCCACGATGCCAATACTGCAATAGCGCTGGGCACAGCCACCATTCTCAGCAAATTAAAGGAAAATATAAAAGGGAGCGTGGTCTTTCTTTTCCAGCCAGCAGAAGAAGGAGCGCCAACCGGAATGGATGGAGGGGCCCTTACTATGGTTAAAGAGGGCGTACTAAAGGACCCAGAGGTTAAAGCTGTATTGGGGTTGCATGCCAATAACACCTGCTACCCAGGCCAGGTAATGGTACGGGAAGGAGCCACCCATGCCAGCCAGGACAGTATATTCATCAGGATCATCGGGGAGCAAGCCCACGGATCACAGCCCTGGAGCGGTAAAGACCCTATAGTAGCCGGTGCATCTTTAATCAACTCTCTTCAAACTTTAATCAGCCGTGAAGTAGACCTGCAGAAAGGGGCTGCAGTGATAACTGTGGGCTATTTCTGGGGAGGTATAAAAGTGAACATCATACCGGAAGGAGCAGACATGGGACTCACTGTACGTTCCCTAAATAAAGATAACCGGGATATCCTGGTTAAACGGATCAAGGAACTGGCCGAACTTAAAGCAGATATGCACGGATGCAAAGCCAAAGTTATCTTTGGCCAGCACTATCCCCTGAATATTAACAATGAGGAGCTCTACCAGAACCTGTTACCCACAATTGAACAAGTGGCACACCCTGAAAATGTGCTCTACTATTTATCCTCTACAAAATCCGAAGATTTTTCCTACTTCTCCCAGAAAGTCCCATCCCTTTACATGTATTATGGTGCAGCACCACTTAATAAGCCCATATCTGAGTCGAAACCCAACCACCATCCGGAATTCATGGTGGATGAGGCTGCTTTGAAGTTCGCCACCGGACTGGAGTGCAACCTCGTACTGGACTTACTGGAAAACCCTGAAAAACTTCCTTAG
- a CDS encoding anti-sigma regulatory factor, producing the protein MIVIHPKDDKVLVYLDVKAEKIFLPSVLKIVKDVSRLCGFDEKASQGIMLATEEACTNVIEHAYSPEEQGRYQLEIKRKPGKMVVIVKDQGIPFNLRLLDQDEIPEIGFRLMKTYSDDVKSKYRGKKGKEVKIIKYLPYESLDEGGSEASKEELAPASDEVTLRIMKGEDAVDLARCIYRVYGYTYPHEAVYYPELFASLIESGLVTSCVALNQAGEVVGHLGVFIDEVEDKVGESALAVVDPRYRGRGLFPQMKKMMMEEIRRKGFKGLYSRAVTVHEASQRANVKMGAKETGFILAHSPPTAIFKRMTTEKSYLRRTVALFYIGVAEDEIQEVYLPPAHGEILKKIYKHTDLHRIYKKPENRGKVYSDSIINIHVLSEMSSAFLRVGRYGKSFLSELALKVQDLCQHKVELIVLDLPLTDPVTSWMCSEIERMGFFFSGLMPEYLHGDALRLQYLNNVPFNPDTVDVYSDFGKELFNYIVGEWKSHQKFF; encoded by the coding sequence GTGATAGTTATCCATCCTAAAGATGATAAAGTGCTGGTATATCTGGATGTTAAGGCCGAAAAAATATTTCTGCCCAGCGTACTTAAAATAGTCAAAGATGTAAGCAGACTCTGCGGATTTGATGAGAAGGCATCCCAGGGGATAATGTTAGCCACCGAGGAAGCTTGCACTAATGTTATTGAACATGCCTACAGTCCTGAAGAACAGGGCCGCTATCAACTTGAAATTAAAAGAAAACCAGGAAAAATGGTGGTAATAGTAAAGGACCAGGGCATACCCTTCAACCTTAGGCTTCTAGACCAGGATGAAATACCTGAAATAGGCTTTAGACTGATGAAGACCTATAGTGATGATGTTAAAAGTAAATATCGGGGTAAAAAAGGTAAAGAAGTTAAAATTATCAAATATCTTCCATATGAATCTCTTGATGAAGGTGGCTCTGAAGCCTCAAAGGAAGAGTTGGCACCGGCATCTGATGAGGTTACACTGAGGATTATGAAAGGGGAGGATGCTGTTGATCTGGCCCGGTGCATTTACAGGGTTTATGGTTACACTTATCCTCATGAAGCTGTTTATTACCCGGAATTATTTGCATCATTAATTGAATCAGGACTGGTAACTTCCTGTGTGGCTCTTAACCAGGCAGGTGAAGTTGTTGGCCACCTCGGAGTTTTCATAGATGAAGTAGAAGATAAAGTCGGTGAGTCTGCCCTGGCAGTGGTGGACCCCCGCTACCGTGGAAGGGGATTATTTCCACAGATGAAAAAAATGATGATGGAGGAGATACGACGCAAAGGATTTAAAGGGCTCTACAGCAGGGCAGTGACGGTTCATGAGGCATCGCAGAGGGCCAATGTAAAGATGGGTGCCAAGGAGACTGGTTTCATATTAGCCCATTCCCCACCAACTGCTATATTCAAGAGAATGACTACCGAGAAGAGCTATTTAAGAAGGACAGTAGCTCTTTTCTACATTGGTGTGGCTGAAGATGAAATACAGGAGGTTTATCTGCCCCCTGCCCACGGCGAGATATTAAAAAAGATCTATAAGCACACGGATCTCCACAGGATTTATAAAAAACCTGAAAATAGGGGTAAAGTTTATTCTGATTCTATAATTAATATTCATGTTTTATCGGAGATGTCCAGCGCCTTTCTCCGCGTGGGAAGATATGGAAAATCCTTCCTCTCGGAACTGGCTTTAAAAGTCCAGGATTTATGCCAGCACAAAGTAGAACTCATAGTTCTTGACCTGCCCTTAACTGATCCAGTAACCAGCTGGATGTGCAGTGAAATTGAGAGGATGGGCTTTTTCTTCAGTGGTCTCATGCCAGAATATTTGCATGGAGATGCTTTACGCCTGCAGTATCTTAACAATGTACCCTTCAACCCGGATACTGTGGATGTGTATTCTGATTTTGGTAAAGAATTATTCAATTACATTGTAGGGGAGTGGAAGTCTCACCAGAAATTTTTCTAA